Within Actinoplanes sp. L3-i22, the genomic segment GCGGGACCGGCACAGCGAGTCCTCGACGCCCTCGATGACTCCGCCGACCTGTACTTCGAGTCCCTCGCCCAGATCAAGGCGACCCGCTGGTCGCGTGGCCGTGTCGCGCTCACCGGCGACGCAGCATGGTGCGCAGCCCCGGTGAGCGGGATGGGTACCACGCTGTCCATCGTCGGCGCCTATGTCCTCGCCGGGGAGATCGCCGGCCACGCCGAGCACCGCGAGGCGTTCACCGCCTACGAACGGGTCATGCGGCCCTTCGTCGACCGGGCTCAGCGGCTTCCGCCCGGTGTGCCGCGGATCGCGAATCCGCGTACCTCGGCCGGGCTCGCGGTCCTCCGCGCGGGACTCCGGCTCGCCGCTACCCCGCTGGCCGCCAAGATCGGCGGTCGCGTTTTCACCCCGCCGGCCGACCGGATTGACCTGCCTGACTACTCACATCTCGATCAGGGCCGATGATGGGGGCCGCGTCGGTGGTCGTTGCCTGGGATCGCGAAGAGTCAGGCTGATCCGACGGTGTCCGCACGACCCGGATCCCGAGGCAGGCATCCCTCCGGGCGATCTCGAACCGCCCGCTGAGGATAGGCTGACCGGGGTGTGGACTGAAGAACATGGCGGTTACCCGGCCTTCGATCACGTTGACCCGACCTCGATCGAGGTAGCCCTCAAGAAGGGCATGGAGCTCAGTAGAGCCGAGATCGCGCAAATCGCGGGCGCGGCCGAGGCGCCGACCTTCGCCAACACGATCGCCGCGCTGGAGGACAGCGGCCGGGACCTCGGCCGCGCTCAGACGTTCTTCTACATCTTCACCTCGGCGATGAACGACCGGGCGATGCAGGTGCTGCAGACCGAGATGTCGCCCGTGCTCTCGGCCTTCGACGACGAGATCATTCAGGACTCCCGGCTCTTCGCCCGGATCAAGGCGGTCCATGACGGCCGGGAGACGGCCGGCCTGTCGCCGGAGCAGACACGCCTGGTCGAGAGCTACTACCGCAAGTTCACCCGGGAGGGCGCGGCGCTCGACGACGTCGACCAGGCCACCCTGAAGGACCTCAATCAGAGGCTCGCCTCGCTCTACACCAGGTTCAGTCAGAACGAGTTGGCCGACGAGGAGAACTACCGGCTCACCATCGAGACCGAGGCGGACCTCGAGGGGCTGCCCGCATCGGTGCGTGCGGCCGCCGCGGTGGCCGCCGAGGCGCACGGGGTCAAGGGCAAGTGGGTCTTCACCAACACGCGTTCCTCGATGGAGCCGTTCCTGTCCTACTCCGCCCGGCGCGACCTGCGGGAGCAGGGCTGGCGCATGTGGATCATGCGCGGGGGCAACGGCACGGCCACCGACAACAAGGCCGTGATCAGCGAGATCCTCCAGCTGCGAAGCCAGCGGGCCCGGCTGCTCGGTTTCCAGACGCACGCCCACTGGGCTGTCGAGAACAGCATGGCCAGGACCCCGCAGGCCGCCATGGATCTGATGCTGAAGCTCTGGGGCCCGGCTCTGCGGCGCGCCCAGGAGGAGATCGCCGACATGCAGGCGATCGCCGACCAGGCCGGCGACGGCATCACGATCGAGGCCTGGGATCACCGGTTCTATTCGGAGAAGGTGCGCAAGGCGAGGTACGACCTCGACCACAACGAGGTGAAGCTCTACCTGCAGCTCGACAACGTCCGTGACGGCATGTTCTGGGCCGCCGAAAAGCTCTACGGCCTGCAGTTCGCCGAGCTCGACGGTCTGCCGGTCTACCACGACGACATGTCGGTGTACGAGGTGACGCGCGACGGCAAGCGGGTGGGCCTGTGGTACTTCGACCCCTATGCCCGCGCCGGCAAGAGCTCCGGTGCGTGGATGAACGAGTACCGCACCCAGGAACGGTTCACGACCGAGATCACCCCGATCGTCTCCAACAACGCGAACTTCGTGAAGTCCGGCCCCGGCCCCG encodes:
- a CDS encoding FAD-dependent monooxygenase, yielding MTFASGRQDRFDLVVAADGLRSSTRRLVLDPADVSIRPLGMEVAYLSIARRPDDTDWWNWYSAPGGLAITLRPDRHGTTRAVLSAVIYDRPDAGGRSLAEQKDRLRRQFRGVAGPAQRVLDALDDSADLYFESLAQIKATRWSRGRVALTGDAAWCAAPVSGMGTTLSIVGAYVLAGEIAGHAEHREAFTAYERVMRPFVDRAQRLPPGVPRIANPRTSAGLAVLRAGLRLAATPLAAKIGGRVFTPPADRIDLPDYSHLDQGR
- a CDS encoding M3 family metallopeptidase encodes the protein MWTEEHGGYPAFDHVDPTSIEVALKKGMELSRAEIAQIAGAAEAPTFANTIAALEDSGRDLGRAQTFFYIFTSAMNDRAMQVLQTEMSPVLSAFDDEIIQDSRLFARIKAVHDGRETAGLSPEQTRLVESYYRKFTREGAALDDVDQATLKDLNQRLASLYTRFSQNELADEENYRLTIETEADLEGLPASVRAAAAVAAEAHGVKGKWVFTNTRSSMEPFLSYSARRDLREQGWRMWIMRGGNGTATDNKAVISEILQLRSQRARLLGFQTHAHWAVENSMARTPQAAMDLMLKLWGPALRRAQEEIADMQAIADQAGDGITIEAWDHRFYSEKVRKARYDLDHNEVKLYLQLDNVRDGMFWAAEKLYGLQFAELDGLPVYHDDMSVYEVTRDGKRVGLWYFDPYARAGKSSGAWMNEYRTQERFTTEITPIVSNNANFVKSGPGPVLISWDDAVTMFHEFGHALHGLSSDVTYPRLAGTSVKRDFVEFPSQINEHWFPTPQVLNRFALHVETGQPITADLLAKIQNSLTFNQGFSTVEYLASAIYDMKIHLAATPDDTIDPDAFENSCMAEIGLPREIVMRHRPTHFGHIFAGDGYAAGYYVYLWADALSADAWELFEQQGVWDPATAKAFLDDILSVGDAVAPDEAFRRFRGRDVDTEALMRLRGFA